The following nucleotide sequence is from Paeniglutamicibacter kerguelensis.
TGAACCTCAGTAAGTCCGATCCTGCCGCCTACGCGGCGTTGCTGGCCATGAACAAGGCTGCAAGCGAGGCCGCCCAGGCGGCCGATCTCGACCCGAAGTTGTGTGAACTCATCAAGATCCGGGCCTCCCAGCTCAACGGGTGCAGCTATTGCCTGCGCATGCACACCCGTGATGCATTGAAGTTGGGCGAAAGCAGCGACCGATTGGCGGTGCTGCCTGCATGGCGCGAATCGGAGTATTTCACCGCGGTCGAGCGTGCGGCCTTGGCATTGAGTGAATCCATCACCTTGGTTTCGGTGGACCAGGTCCCCCGCGACACCTACACGATGGCCTCGTCGGTCCTCACCGATGCACAAGTGTCTGCGGTGGCGTGGCTCAGTGCCGCGATCAACATGTTCAACCGCGTGGCAATCACCAGCAGGTACCGGGTAGCACCGTAATCCACGACGCGTCCTCACCGGGTGCCTCCGACCTGTCCGCATTCCCGCGTTTGAGCAAGTTCATCCCGAGGCCATCATGCAGGGCAAGCGTGGTCAGCCTTCGTCAATGCTCCATGCCCCGGACGGGCAGCGGGTGATCTTTGCGCACGCTGCCTTCCTGTTCGGCCCGGAGCACCTCCCGTTCGATGTGTCGACAGGTTCTCGGGGGCAGGATCCTGGCCAGGATTCCGCTTTTGTATACGCCGTATTGTGGACGCGCTTGAGAATCTCCAGGTTCATCGCGCGACCGTCAGCCTGAGCCCCAGGACACCAAGCACGGAAATAACCGCCCGCGGCGAAGGATTGCCCGTGGCCGTTTCCATGGCGCGTACCGTTCGTTCCAAGACCTCGGCAAGCTCGGCCAGGTCGGCTTGGGTGAGCCCGGTCTTCTTGCGCGCAGCACGAATGCTGGCGGCTATGGCCGAAACGCTGTCCATCCAATCCCCTAATCGGCAACACGCTGCCGATTAGGCCACCGGGAATCCCGGCAGGTCCAACCACTCCCGGAAAATCAGCCGTTGGGACGCTGCGGGATGTATTGCACCGCCCACTTGTTGCCATCCGGGTCGGCGAAGTACACAAAGCTCCCCCAGTCCTGGACGTCGATCTCGCTGACCTCAACGCCGTTGGCCGCAAGCTGGTCGTGTGCGGCCTGGATGTCGCTGACCACCATTTGCATGTTTGGTGCCGTTCCCGGTGCGGCGTCGGTCAGTCCCTCTCCGATGCAGATCGAACAGGCCGAGCCGGGCGGGGTCAGCTGGACAAACCGAATCGACTCATTGGGTCGCTCATCGAAGTCCGCGTTGAATCCCACCTTGTTTACATAGAAGTCCTTGGCCCGGTCGACATCGGACACGGGAACAAATACCAGTTCTAGTTTCCAATCCATGGTGCACAGGCTAGTCCCGCCACCGGGCAATCAACAGGTCTTATCCAGATTTTCCGTGCTTCACGAAGTGCTGGCGAAGTTGGACGTGGCAATCCCCCAAGCCCTGGGCCGAAGCCCGGCAAGCAAGGGGGGAAGACCTCAGGCCCGCTTGACCCCGGGTTTCCCGGCGACCCGGATCCGGGCAACAAGCTGGTGGGCCAGCTGGTTGATCGCGACGCCGAAAGCGGTGCTCACCGCGCCCAAGGCGGCGGCACCCAGCACCCTGGACCAGGAAAAGACACCGCCGGTTTCAAACACGCTTGCAAGGCCCACGAGCACCGAGCAGAGCAATGCTCCGCCGATAATTGCCTGCTTCCACCAGCGACCGAAAACAAGCCCAAACACGATCATTGACGGGATCACAACACCAGCCTCCTTCCGGGGCGGTCCGCCGATAGCCCCAGTATCACACGGCGGCTTCGGTCCCACAACGGATAATGCCACCCCTCAGGCCCCCAGATAACCGCGCTGGTCCAGCCCCTCGTCGGCCATGGTTTGCGCCAATGATTTCCCCCGCCCCCGCAACGGCGCCTTCGCGCCCGTGCCGATGCCTCGCCCGTCCCGGGCCCGACTCGGGTCTTCCAGGTATCCCGGCGCCGGCAACGTGCCCTTCTGCGACAGGTCCCAGGCCTTCAGTGCCTGCAGGCTGATTCCCCGTGGTCCGGTGCGCCGGGTCAACCCGTGGATCAGCAGCAACCGGGTGGAGAAGAGCAGCGGGCCGCAGCGCTGCTGCGCCTCGTGGAAGAACGTGGCATCCACGCAGCCGGTGCCGTCGTCGACCGAAATGAAGACCACCCGCCGGCCGCCGCGCATGGGCGGGGTCTGCGTGGCGACCCTGACCCCGGCCACCAGGACCTCGGTGCCGTTGCGCATCGCCAGCAGGTCCTCGGCGCGCGAGACGCCCAGCGAGTCCAGCAGCGGGGTGTGGGATTCCATCAGGTGTGCACTGACATCGAGGCTCAGCAGATCCAGCTCGGTGCGCACCACCTCATCCAGTGGCGTCTCCGGGGCGCCGATGGCCATGGTGGAAAGGTCCAGGTCCCCCATCGGCAGGGCGAGCTGCCCGGGAATCGGGCGGTGGCGTTGCGGCAACGGCTTGTGCGCCCCGCCGCGCAGGTGGGCGACCAGGTCCGCGCGGTTTCCCCGCCCGGCCGTGCGCTGCAACGCGTCGAAGGCGCCCAGGGCGGCGAAGTGGTTCAGCGAGGTGCGGGTGAGCCCCGAGCGCATCCGCACGTCGGCGATCGATTCGTAGGGCTGGCCGGCGACGACCCGCTTGACCTCGCGCTCCGAGACCCCGCGGATCCCGCGCAGCGACAGCCTGATCCCGAAACGCCCGGGCAGCATGGCACCGGCGGCCCGGGGAACCACCGGCAGCTGCGCCGGCGGCAGCAGCCCCTCCAGCCTTTCCACCCGGTAGCCGGCCGCCGAGCGGTTGATGTCCAGCGGCAGGATTTTGATTCCCATGCGCCGGGCCTCGGCCACCAGCAGGCGCTTGGGGTACATGCCAGGGTCGTGTTCCCAGATCCCGGCGAGGAACGCCTCCGGGTGGTGGGCCTTCAGCCAGGCCGACTGGTAGGTGGGCACGGCGAAGGCCGCCCCGTGGGCCTTGCAGAACCCGAAGGAGCCGAAGGCCGCAAGCGTCTGCCAGACCTCGTCAATGACTTCCAGCGGGTAGTCGCGGCCCTGGGCTGCGGAACGGAAGAAGGCCTCGACCCGGGGTTCCGATGCGCTTCCCAGCAGCCGGCGGTAGACATCGGCCTTGGCCAGCCCGCAACCGGTCATCACGTCGAAGATCCGCAGCACCTGCTCATGGAAGACGGTGACCCCGTGGGTCTCGGCGAGCGCGGGTCTCAGGTTTGGGTGGGGATATTTTTCGGGTGCGAATCCGTGGCGGTTTTCCAGGTAGGGCTTGACCATGTTGGATTTCATGGGTCCGGGGCGGAAGAGGGAGATGTCGATGATGAGGTCGTTGAAGTCGCGGGGGGCGAGTTTGCCGATGAGTTCGCGTTGTCCGGGTGATTCGATCTGGAAGCAGCCGAGGGTGTGGGTGGAGCGGATGAGTTCGAAGGTGGGTTTGTCGTCGAGCGGGACGAGGGCCAGGTCGATGGTTCCGTTGGGTTTGATGTAGGCGGGGATTTCCCCCGGGTGTTTGCCTTGGTGTCCCCCCGCTTTGGCGACTGCTTGTGCGCTGGGGTGGATGCGTTGGATTTCGGCGAGCGCGTAGGTGATGGCCGATTGCATGCGTACCCCCAGGACGTCGAGCTTGAGCAGTCCCATGGGATCCATGTCGTGTTTGTCGTATTGGCTCATGGGGAGGTTCAGTCCGCTGGGTTGGACGGGTGTCCGGTCCAGGAGTGTGTTGTTGGAGAGGATGACTCCGCAGGGGTGCATGGAGATGTGTCTTGGCAGCCGGTCGAGGCGTTCGGTGAGGTCCACGAGCAGGTCGAGTTGCTTTTCGGTGCCGAGGCGGTCGGCGAAGGGTGCGAGTTCGGGTTTTTCGTTCAGGGCGTCGCGGAAGGATGAGGCGGAGAAGCGCCAGAGCTGTTTGGCGATGACGTCTATGTCTTCTTCCTCCATGCCGAGGGCCGTTCCGGCGTCGCGTACCGCTCCCCTGGCGCGGTAGCCGTTTTGCATGCTCATGAGGCTGACGCGGTCGGCGCCGAAGCGGGTGAAGATTTTTTGGTAGATGTTGTGGCGTTGGGCGGATTCGACGTCTATGTCTATGTCCGGCAGGGTGGCACGGTCGCGGGAGAGGAAGCGTTCGAAGAGCAGGTCGTGGGTGATGGGGTTTACCTGGCTGATGCCGGTGAGGTAGTTGACCAGCGATGAGGCTCCGGAGCCGCGTGCGGCGGAGCGTATGCCCATGTGGGTGATCATGTCGCTGACTTCCGCGACGGTGAGGAAGTAGGGGGCGAAGCCGAGGTCTGCGATGGTACTTAGTTCTTCCCCTAGGCGTTGGCGCATCAGGGGGTTGTTGCTCTCCCCGGGGATGAGCCTGCCGATGCCGGCTTCCGCGCGTGCGGCAAGTTCCCGGTTGGGTTCGCCGGTGATGCCGATGATGTGGGCTTCGGGCACTATGGGTATTCCCCATCCGGTGTCATTGACGGGGTCGAGGCGTGCCCAGTCGGCGAGCGCCGAGGTGTTTTGCAGGAGTGTTGTCCCTATCCGGTGGCTTGTTGCCTCGCGGGCGATTTCCGCGGCGAGGTGGCGCATGTGCCTTGTGGTCTTGAGCCAGCCTTGTCCGTTGGGTTGGATGTCGTTGAGGGTTTCGAGGGAGGTGAGTGCACGTGCGGAGTCCAGGACGTCCGCGGTTGCCGCGCCGTCGGGTTCGGCGTATCTGACGGCGTTGGTGAGGATGGGGGCGATGTTTGCCGTTTCTGCGCAGCGGAGCATGCGGATGGCGTGTGCGGTGCTGAGCCGTTCCCCGGGGTTGTTCAGGTGGGTGACGATCTCTACCCGTAGTGTTCTCTCCCCCAGGAGTGTGCGCCATCGGTGGATGCGGGTGCGGGCCTGGTCGTAGCGGTGGTGTTGGGTTGCCAGGCCCACGTCGGAGTTTGGTCCCAGCAGGATGGTGAGCAGTGGTTCCCCCGTGGGGTCGAGGGCATGGGTTGCCAGTTCCCCGGGGGTGATGCCTATGTGTTGTTTGCGTATCCCGTGGGGTGTTGTTGGTTGGTGTGCGGCGGAGACTAGGCGGCAGAGGGCCTTGTAGCCGGCTCCGTTGCCGTGTCCCTTGGCCAGGATGATGATTCGCCCGGAGACGCGCAGGGGGTTGCGTGTCTTGCCGTCGTTTGTCTGGCGGGCGGGTTCGAGGGTTGCCAGGTCCACCCCCAGGATGGGGTCCATCCCGTGCTTGATGCAGGCCTTGAGGTGTTTGATGCTTCCGTAGAGTCCGTCGCGGTCGGTGATGGCCAGTGCGTCGGCACCGTCGGCGAGCGCCGCCTGGACAAGGTCCTCGGGCCAAGAAACTCCGTAGTGCGCGCTGAAGGCGGAGGCAACATGCAGGTGGGTGAAACCCGTGGGCATGTCCGGCCCTCCCTTCGCAGCGCCCCTTTCGTTTGCCGGGTGCGGGTTTGAAGGTTTTTTGTCGCTTCGGTGTGGGAGCAACATGGGCCATCCGCCGTGCAGGGGTAGAGCCATCATATTAGAACACGTGTTCTAATCAAGTCGCGTTGGGACCTGCTTGCCGCCCGCACGCGTCCGTGCCGCATTGCTTCGGGCAGTGAACAGGGATTATGCGGTTCGCATGAGATGGCACACCAACGCTTGGCTCTTTGTCGAGCGGACCTATCCGGAGTGCTCGAGCTTGTCGAGCGCCACGAGGTAGGCCTCGTTGTAGCTGGGGAATTGCGGGACCTGGTCACGCAGGACCGAAAGCGGGATGTGCGTTCTAATGGCGAGGGCCGCCTGGTGGATCCATTCGCTGGCTTGCGGCGCCACCGCCCAGGCGCCAATCATGACTTGTTGCCGCCGGTCAATCAGGATGCCCAGGTCCCCTCGCGGGTTTTGTTCGTATGTCCATGGCCGGGCAATGGTTTCGGGCAGGTTCACACTGACGGCTTCGGTCTCGAGGTCGATCAGGTCGGCCTGCTCCCGCGTGAGTCCGACCGCTGCGATTTCCGGGTTCGCGAACACCACCCGCGGGATTCCTCCATAGCCGGCGTTTCGCTCCTTCCCCAGGATGCAATCGGCTACGATGCGGCCCTGGTATTTGGCGACATGCGTAAAGGGCATGATTCCGGTGACGTCACCCACCGCCCAGAGTCCTTCGGACGATCGACAGTGCTCATCCACCTGCATGTATCCCTTGTCGTCCAGCAGGCCTCCGGCGAGTGAGATGCCCAGCCCCTCGGTGCGCGGGGTCCGTCCGGTGGCGAAGACGACGGCGTCCACGGCCAGTTCGTTTCCGTCACCCAGCGTCAGCACGCTTCGCCCTCCCTCGGCTCGCCCCTTGGCGATCGAGCCGTTCATGCGCACATCCACCCCCGACTCCCGCAGATAGGCTTCGGCGAGCGCAGCGACCTCGGGCTCCTCGCGGCCCAGCAGGCGCCGGCTCCTATTGAGCAGCGTGACACCCACTCCGAATCCGGCCAGAAATGTGGCGGTTTCCAGTGCAACGGCGCTTCCGCCCACAATGGCCACCGATTGCGGCAGCTCCGCGAGCGTGTACAGCTCGCGGTTGCCCCATGCGGTGATTTGGTCCGACCCCGGGAAGGAAGGGAATATCGGCGCGGTTCCGGTGGCGACGATGATGTGGTCGGTCAGGTATTCCCGGCCGTCGGCCTGGATGCGGCCGGGCCCCGCAATGACGGCTCTCGCGCGGACAACCTGTGCTCCACGCCGCAGGTAGCCCTCGGCCTCGGCGCTGTCATCCAGATGCCTGGCCATGTAGTCGCGGTATTCCCGGGCTTGCTGCCAGTTGAGTGTGATGCCAGAGACACCGGCACCATGCTTGGCTTCGTCCCGGAGTTCCGACCCCCGCAGGATCGTCTTGGAGGGGACGCAGGCCCAATAGGCGCACTCACCCCCAATGAGCTCCGACTCAAAAACCACAACCTTCTTGCCGGCGGCGATCAGCCTGTCGGCGGCAACTTCCCCGCCGGGGCCCATGCCGATGATGGCAACATCGAATATTTCCTCCACAAGACCACTCCTGCGTTCATAAATCCGCTATGCAATGCCTGGCCCTTCAGCCTTGCACTTACCCCGGCGAACGGCCAGAGAACGGGGCTAGTCACTTTCCCCGCAGGCGTCGTGGATCTTGATGATTCGCCATCTTCCGGTTTCAACCTGCCGGGAGACCTCGAAGGTGCGCAGGGGACCCACCCCGGCGAGCCTGACCTGCAGTCTCCAGACCTCGTAGTCGACAAGCCCCGGTCCGCGGCCGCGTTCAGCCCGTAGCTCCTCCTTCCACCAGTTGCGTCGTTGGAACCAACGCACCGGGTCGGCGACAAGCCTGTATTCCCGTCCCTGCCAACGCATG
It contains:
- a CDS encoding carboxymuconolactone decarboxylase family protein; its protein translation is METRVNLSKSDPAAYAALLAMNKAASEAAQAADLDPKLCELIKIRASQLNGCSYCLRMHTRDALKLGESSDRLAVLPAWRESEYFTAVERAALALSESITLVSVDQVPRDTYTMASSVLTDAQVSAVAWLSAAINMFNRVAITSRYRVAP
- a CDS encoding helix-turn-helix domain-containing protein; protein product: MDSVSAIAASIRAARKKTGLTQADLAELAEVLERTVRAMETATGNPSPRAVISVLGVLGLRLTVAR
- a CDS encoding glyoxalase superfamily protein, producing the protein MDWKLELVFVPVSDVDRAKDFYVNKVGFNADFDERPNESIRFVQLTPPGSACSICIGEGLTDAAPGTAPNMQMVVSDIQAAHDQLAANGVEVSEIDVQDWGSFVYFADPDGNKWAVQYIPQRPNG
- a CDS encoding DNA polymerase III subunit alpha, producing the protein MPTGFTHLHVASAFSAHYGVSWPEDLVQAALADGADALAITDRDGLYGSIKHLKACIKHGMDPILGVDLATLEPARQTNDGKTRNPLRVSGRIIILAKGHGNGAGYKALCRLVSAAHQPTTPHGIRKQHIGITPGELATHALDPTGEPLLTILLGPNSDVGLATQHHRYDQARTRIHRWRTLLGERTLRVEIVTHLNNPGERLSTAHAIRMLRCAETANIAPILTNAVRYAEPDGAATADVLDSARALTSLETLNDIQPNGQGWLKTTRHMRHLAAEIAREATSHRIGTTLLQNTSALADWARLDPVNDTGWGIPIVPEAHIIGITGEPNRELAARAEAGIGRLIPGESNNPLMRQRLGEELSTIADLGFAPYFLTVAEVSDMITHMGIRSAARGSGASSLVNYLTGISQVNPITHDLLFERFLSRDRATLPDIDIDVESAQRHNIYQKIFTRFGADRVSLMSMQNGYRARGAVRDAGTALGMEEEDIDVIAKQLWRFSASSFRDALNEKPELAPFADRLGTEKQLDLLVDLTERLDRLPRHISMHPCGVILSNNTLLDRTPVQPSGLNLPMSQYDKHDMDPMGLLKLDVLGVRMQSAITYALAEIQRIHPSAQAVAKAGGHQGKHPGEIPAYIKPNGTIDLALVPLDDKPTFELIRSTHTLGCFQIESPGQRELIGKLAPRDFNDLIIDISLFRPGPMKSNMVKPYLENRHGFAPEKYPHPNLRPALAETHGVTVFHEQVLRIFDVMTGCGLAKADVYRRLLGSASEPRVEAFFRSAAQGRDYPLEVIDEVWQTLAAFGSFGFCKAHGAAFAVPTYQSAWLKAHHPEAFLAGIWEHDPGMYPKRLLVAEARRMGIKILPLDINRSAAGYRVERLEGLLPPAQLPVVPRAAGAMLPGRFGIRLSLRGIRGVSEREVKRVVAGQPYESIADVRMRSGLTRTSLNHFAALGAFDALQRTAGRGNRADLVAHLRGGAHKPLPQRHRPIPGQLALPMGDLDLSTMAIGAPETPLDEVVRTELDLLSLDVSAHLMESHTPLLDSLGVSRAEDLLAMRNGTEVLVAGVRVATQTPPMRGGRRVVFISVDDGTGCVDATFFHEAQQRCGPLLFSTRLLLIHGLTRRTGPRGISLQALKAWDLSQKGTLPAPGYLEDPSRARDGRGIGTGAKAPLRGRGKSLAQTMADEGLDQRGYLGA
- a CDS encoding dihydrolipoyl dehydrogenase family protein, giving the protein MEEIFDVAIIGMGPGGEVAADRLIAAGKKVVVFESELIGGECAYWACVPSKTILRGSELRDEAKHGAGVSGITLNWQQAREYRDYMARHLDDSAEAEGYLRRGAQVVRARAVIAGPGRIQADGREYLTDHIIVATGTAPIFPSFPGSDQITAWGNRELYTLAELPQSVAIVGGSAVALETATFLAGFGVGVTLLNRSRRLLGREEPEVAALAEAYLRESGVDVRMNGSIAKGRAEGGRSVLTLGDGNELAVDAVVFATGRTPRTEGLGISLAGGLLDDKGYMQVDEHCRSSEGLWAVGDVTGIMPFTHVAKYQGRIVADCILGKERNAGYGGIPRVVFANPEIAAVGLTREQADLIDLETEAVSVNLPETIARPWTYEQNPRGDLGILIDRRQQVMIGAWAVAPQASEWIHQAALAIRTHIPLSVLRDQVPQFPSYNEAYLVALDKLEHSG